The following are encoded together in the Marmota flaviventris isolate mMarFla1 chromosome 18, mMarFla1.hap1, whole genome shotgun sequence genome:
- the LOC114079846 gene encoding leukocyte immunoglobulin-like receptor subfamily A member 6 isoform X2, with protein sequence MTPTLTALLCLGLSLGPGTRGQAGTLPKPTLWAEPGSVISWGRPVTIWCEGPLEAQEFRLDKEGISGPWDRQIPLGPRNKAKFSIPYMTEHHARRYQCRYLSPAGWSECSDPLELVVVTGTYSKPRLSALPSPVVTSGGNVTLQCGSWQGYGRFVLTKEGGHHLTWTLDSQRHTSGQYQALFPMGLLTPSHRWTFTCYGYYRSKPQVWSEPSDPLELLVSGVSRKPSLLTQQGPVLAPGETLTLQCHSDVTYDRFTLSKEGAQDLPQRPAQQPKAGLSQADFLLGPVSSSHGGRYRCYGGHSLSSEWSAPSDPLDILVSGQLPVTPSLSVQPGPTVSSGENMTLLCQSQIKMDTFLLCKEGATDPRLRLRAEYRAPWYQAEFSMRAVTPALGGTYRCYGSHSSSPYLLSWPSAPLDLVVPGGPEDQPLTPTDPGPQSGLGRHLPVLVGVSVAFLLLFVLLVLLLLWRHSRRRKAAQTEAGFQGPAGDTEPGPQDRGQQKRSRPAAAPAAQEEALYASVKDPQPEDGVELDSQGPSDGDPQGVTHAQVEHSGLRRGGSSPLPPLLGQFLGTEEAEDRQTDTQAAASEGPQDVTYAQLCRWTLRRGAAAPPSSQAEQPPVEPSVYAALAPTHPGAAPKDTH encoded by the exons ATGACCCCCACCCTCACGGCCCTACTCTGCCTGG GGCTGAGTCTGGGCCCCGGGACCCGAGGGCAGGCAG GGACCCTCCCCAAGCCCACCCTGTGGGCTGAGCCAGGCTCTGTGATCTCCTGGGGAAGGCCAGTGACCATCTGGTGTGAGGGGCCCCTGGAGGCCCAGGAGTTCCGTCTGGATAAAGAGGGAATCTCAGGGCCCTGGGACAGACAGATCCCACTGGGGCCCAGGAACAAGGCCAAGTTCTCCATCCCATACATGACTGAGCACCATGCAAGGAGGTATCAATGCCGCTATCTCAGCCCTGCTGGGTGGTCAGAGTGCAGTGACCCCCTGGAGCTGGTGGTGGTGACAG GAACCTACAGCAAACCCAGGCtctcagccctgcccagccctgtggTGACCTCAGGAGGGAACGTGACCCTCCAGTGTGGCTCATGGCAGGGATATGGCAGGTTTGTTCTCACCAAGGAAGGAGGACACCACCTCACCTGGACCCTGGACTCACAGCGACACACCAGTGGGCAGTATCAGGCCTTGTTCCCTATGGGCCTCCTGACTCCCAGCCACAGGTGGACATTCACATGCTACGGCTATTACAGGAGCAAACCCCAGGTGTGGTCAGAACCCAGTGACCCCCTGGAACTCCTGGTCTCAG GGGtgtccaggaagccctccctccTGACCCAGCAGGGCCCTGTCCTGGCCCCTGGAGAGACCCTGACCCTCCAGTGTCACTCAGACGTCACCTATGACAGATTCACTCTGTCCAAGGAGGGGGCACAGGACCTCCCCCAGCGCCCTGCCCAGCAGCCCAAGGCTGGGCTCTCTCAGGCCGACTTCCTGCTGGGCCCTGTGAGCAGCTCCCACGGGGGTCGGTACAGGTGCTACGGTGGACACAGCCTCTCCTCTGAGTGGTCAGCCCCCAGTGACCCCCTGGACATCCTGGTCTCAG gACAGCTCCCTGTCACACCCTCCCTCTCAGTGCAGCCTGGTCCCACAGTGTCCTCAGGGGAGAACATGACCCTGCTGTGTCAGTCACAGATCAAGATGGACACTTTCCTCCTGTGCAAGGAGGGGGCAACTGATCCCCGCCTGCGTCTGAGAGCAGAGTACCGAGCCCCATGGTACCAGGCAGAATTCTCCATGAGAGCTGTGACCCCAGCCCTCGGGGGGACCTACAGGTGCTATGGCTCTCACAGCTCATCCCCCTACCTGCTGTCATGGCCCAGTGCCCCCCTGGACCTGGTGGTCCCAG gaGGCCCTGAGGACCAGCCCCTCACCCCCACGGACCCAGGACCCCAGAGTG GACTGGGAAGGCACCTGCCGGTTCTGGTGGGGGTCTCAGTGGCCTTCCTCCTGCTGTTcgtcctcctcgtcctcctcctcctctggcgTCACAGCAGACGCAGGAAGGCAG CCCAGACAGAGGCTGGCTTCCAGGGACCTGCAGGGGACACAGAGCCAGGGCCCCAGGACAGAGGCCAGCAGAAGAG ATCCCGTCCAGCGGCTGCCCCTGCTGCCCAGGAAGAAGCCCTCT ATGCTTCTGTGAAGGACCCTCAGCCTGAGGACGGGGTGGAGCTGGACAGTCAG GGCCCATCTGACGGAGACCCCCAGGGAGTGACACACGCCCAGGTGGAGCACTCAGGACTCAGGAGGGGCGGGAGCTCCCCTCTCCCCCCGCTGTTGGGGCAGTTCCTGGGCACAGAGGAAGCAGAGGACAGACAGACGGACACTCAG GCTGCTGCGTCTGAAGGTCCCCAGGACGTGACCTACGCCCAGCTGTGCAGGTGGACACTCAGACGGGGGGCcgctgcccctccctcctcccaggcagAGCAGCCCCCAGTGGAGCCCAGTGTGTACGCTGCTCTGGCCCCCACTCACCCCGGAGCTGCCCCCAAGGACACTCACTAG
- the LOC114079846 gene encoding leukocyte immunoglobulin-like receptor subfamily A member 6 isoform X3 — translation MTPTLTALLCLGLSLGPGTRGQAGTLPKPTLWAEPGSVISWGRPVTIWCEGPLEAQEFRLDKEGISGPWDRQIPLGPRNKAKFSIPYMTEHHARRYQCRYLSPAGWSECSDPLELVVVTGTYSKPRLSALPSPVVTSGGNVTLQCGSWQGYGRFVLTKEGGHHLTWTLDSQRHTSGQYQALFPMGLLTPSHRWTFTCYGYYRSKPQVWSEPSDPLELLVSGVSRKPSLLTQQGPVLAPGETLTLQCHSDVTYDRFTLSKEGAQDLPQRPAQQPKAGLSQADFLLGPVSSSHGGRYRCYGGHSLSSEWSAPSDPLDILVSGQLPVTPSLSVQPGPTVSSGENMTLLCQSQIKMDTFLLCKEGATDPRLRLRAEYRAPWYQAEFSMRAVTPALGGTYRCYGSHSSSPYLLSWPSAPLDLVVPGPSGGPSSPPSGPRSPAGGPEDQPLTPTDPGPQSAQTEAGFQGPAGDTEPGPQDRGQQKRSRPAAAPAAQEEALYASVKDPQPEDGVELDSQGPSDGDPQGVTHAQVEHSGLRRGGSSPLPPLLGQFLGTEEAEDRQTDTQAAASEGPQDVTYAQLCRWTLRRGAAAPPSSQAEQPPVEPSVYAALAPTHPGAAPKDTH, via the exons ATGACCCCCACCCTCACGGCCCTACTCTGCCTGG GGCTGAGTCTGGGCCCCGGGACCCGAGGGCAGGCAG GGACCCTCCCCAAGCCCACCCTGTGGGCTGAGCCAGGCTCTGTGATCTCCTGGGGAAGGCCAGTGACCATCTGGTGTGAGGGGCCCCTGGAGGCCCAGGAGTTCCGTCTGGATAAAGAGGGAATCTCAGGGCCCTGGGACAGACAGATCCCACTGGGGCCCAGGAACAAGGCCAAGTTCTCCATCCCATACATGACTGAGCACCATGCAAGGAGGTATCAATGCCGCTATCTCAGCCCTGCTGGGTGGTCAGAGTGCAGTGACCCCCTGGAGCTGGTGGTGGTGACAG GAACCTACAGCAAACCCAGGCtctcagccctgcccagccctgtggTGACCTCAGGAGGGAACGTGACCCTCCAGTGTGGCTCATGGCAGGGATATGGCAGGTTTGTTCTCACCAAGGAAGGAGGACACCACCTCACCTGGACCCTGGACTCACAGCGACACACCAGTGGGCAGTATCAGGCCTTGTTCCCTATGGGCCTCCTGACTCCCAGCCACAGGTGGACATTCACATGCTACGGCTATTACAGGAGCAAACCCCAGGTGTGGTCAGAACCCAGTGACCCCCTGGAACTCCTGGTCTCAG GGGtgtccaggaagccctccctccTGACCCAGCAGGGCCCTGTCCTGGCCCCTGGAGAGACCCTGACCCTCCAGTGTCACTCAGACGTCACCTATGACAGATTCACTCTGTCCAAGGAGGGGGCACAGGACCTCCCCCAGCGCCCTGCCCAGCAGCCCAAGGCTGGGCTCTCTCAGGCCGACTTCCTGCTGGGCCCTGTGAGCAGCTCCCACGGGGGTCGGTACAGGTGCTACGGTGGACACAGCCTCTCCTCTGAGTGGTCAGCCCCCAGTGACCCCCTGGACATCCTGGTCTCAG gACAGCTCCCTGTCACACCCTCCCTCTCAGTGCAGCCTGGTCCCACAGTGTCCTCAGGGGAGAACATGACCCTGCTGTGTCAGTCACAGATCAAGATGGACACTTTCCTCCTGTGCAAGGAGGGGGCAACTGATCCCCGCCTGCGTCTGAGAGCAGAGTACCGAGCCCCATGGTACCAGGCAGAATTCTCCATGAGAGCTGTGACCCCAGCCCTCGGGGGGACCTACAGGTGCTATGGCTCTCACAGCTCATCCCCCTACCTGCTGTCATGGCCCAGTGCCCCCCTGGACCTGGTGGTCCCAG GACCCTCTGGGGGACCCAGCTCACCACCCTCAGGACCCAGGTCACCAGCTG gaGGCCCTGAGGACCAGCCCCTCACCCCCACGGACCCAGGACCCCAGAGTG CCCAGACAGAGGCTGGCTTCCAGGGACCTGCAGGGGACACAGAGCCAGGGCCCCAGGACAGAGGCCAGCAGAAGAG ATCCCGTCCAGCGGCTGCCCCTGCTGCCCAGGAAGAAGCCCTCT ATGCTTCTGTGAAGGACCCTCAGCCTGAGGACGGGGTGGAGCTGGACAGTCAG GGCCCATCTGACGGAGACCCCCAGGGAGTGACACACGCCCAGGTGGAGCACTCAGGACTCAGGAGGGGCGGGAGCTCCCCTCTCCCCCCGCTGTTGGGGCAGTTCCTGGGCACAGAGGAAGCAGAGGACAGACAGACGGACACTCAG GCTGCTGCGTCTGAAGGTCCCCAGGACGTGACCTACGCCCAGCTGTGCAGGTGGACACTCAGACGGGGGGCcgctgcccctccctcctcccaggcagAGCAGCCCCCAGTGGAGCCCAGTGTGTACGCTGCTCTGGCCCCCACTCACCCCGGAGCTGCCCCCAAGGACACTCACTAG
- the LOC114079846 gene encoding leukocyte immunoglobulin-like receptor subfamily A member 6 isoform X12, protein MTPTLTALLCLGLSLGPGTRGQAGTLPKPTLWAEPGSVISWGRPVTIWCEGPLEAQEFRLDKEGISGPWDRQIPLGPRNKAKFSIPYMTEHHARRYQCRYLSPAGWSECSDPLELVVVTGTYSKPRLSALPSPVVTSGGNVTLQCGSWQGYGRFVLTKEGGHHLTWTLDSQRHTSGQYQALFPMGLLTPSHRWTFTCYGYYRSKPQVWSEPSDPLELLVSGVSRKPSLLTQQGPVLAPGETLTLQCHSDVTYDRFTLSKEGAQDLPQRPAQQPKAGLSQADFLLGPVSSSHGGRYRCYGGHSLSSEWSAPSDPLDILVSGQLPVTPSLSVQPGPTVSSGENMTLLCQSQIKMDTFLLCKEGATDPRLRLRAEYRAPWYQAEFSMRAVTPALGGTYRCYGSHSSSPYLLSWPSAPLDLVVPVALGQHPQDHIVENVIRMGLAGLVLLVLGILLFVTRHSQRGTQDAGRR, encoded by the exons ATGACCCCCACCCTCACGGCCCTACTCTGCCTGG GGCTGAGTCTGGGCCCCGGGACCCGAGGGCAGGCAG GGACCCTCCCCAAGCCCACCCTGTGGGCTGAGCCAGGCTCTGTGATCTCCTGGGGAAGGCCAGTGACCATCTGGTGTGAGGGGCCCCTGGAGGCCCAGGAGTTCCGTCTGGATAAAGAGGGAATCTCAGGGCCCTGGGACAGACAGATCCCACTGGGGCCCAGGAACAAGGCCAAGTTCTCCATCCCATACATGACTGAGCACCATGCAAGGAGGTATCAATGCCGCTATCTCAGCCCTGCTGGGTGGTCAGAGTGCAGTGACCCCCTGGAGCTGGTGGTGGTGACAG GAACCTACAGCAAACCCAGGCtctcagccctgcccagccctgtggTGACCTCAGGAGGGAACGTGACCCTCCAGTGTGGCTCATGGCAGGGATATGGCAGGTTTGTTCTCACCAAGGAAGGAGGACACCACCTCACCTGGACCCTGGACTCACAGCGACACACCAGTGGGCAGTATCAGGCCTTGTTCCCTATGGGCCTCCTGACTCCCAGCCACAGGTGGACATTCACATGCTACGGCTATTACAGGAGCAAACCCCAGGTGTGGTCAGAACCCAGTGACCCCCTGGAACTCCTGGTCTCAG GGGtgtccaggaagccctccctccTGACCCAGCAGGGCCCTGTCCTGGCCCCTGGAGAGACCCTGACCCTCCAGTGTCACTCAGACGTCACCTATGACAGATTCACTCTGTCCAAGGAGGGGGCACAGGACCTCCCCCAGCGCCCTGCCCAGCAGCCCAAGGCTGGGCTCTCTCAGGCCGACTTCCTGCTGGGCCCTGTGAGCAGCTCCCACGGGGGTCGGTACAGGTGCTACGGTGGACACAGCCTCTCCTCTGAGTGGTCAGCCCCCAGTGACCCCCTGGACATCCTGGTCTCAG gACAGCTCCCTGTCACACCCTCCCTCTCAGTGCAGCCTGGTCCCACAGTGTCCTCAGGGGAGAACATGACCCTGCTGTGTCAGTCACAGATCAAGATGGACACTTTCCTCCTGTGCAAGGAGGGGGCAACTGATCCCCGCCTGCGTCTGAGAGCAGAGTACCGAGCCCCATGGTACCAGGCAGAATTCTCCATGAGAGCTGTGACCCCAGCCCTCGGGGGGACCTACAGGTGCTATGGCTCTCACAGCTCATCCCCCTACCTGCTGTCATGGCCCAGTGCCCCCCTGGACCTGGTGGTCCCAG TGGCACTGG GGCAGCACCCCCA
- the LOC114079846 gene encoding leukocyte immunoglobulin-like receptor subfamily A member 6 isoform X11 translates to MTPTLTALLCLGLSLGPGTRGQAGTLPKPTLWAEPGSVISWGRPVTIWCEGPLEAQEFRLDKEGISGPWDRQIPLGPRNKAKFSIPYMTEHHARRYQCRYLSPAGWSECSDPLELVVVTGTYSKPRLSALPSPVVTSGGNVTLQCGSWQGYGRFVLTKEGGHHLTWTLDSQRHTSGQYQALFPMGLLTPSHRWTFTCYGYYRSKPQVWSEPSDPLELLVSGVSRKPSLLTQQGPVLAPGETLTLQCHSDVTYDRFTLSKEGAQDLPQRPAQQPKAGLSQADFLLGPVSSSHGGRYRCYGGHSLSSEWSAPSDPLDILVSGQLPVTPSLSVQPGPTVSSGENMTLLCQSQIKMDTFLLCKEGATDPRLRLRAEYRAPWYQAEFSMRAVTPALGGTYRCYGSHSSSPYLLSWPSAPLDLVVPGPSGGPSSPPSGPSPHLPPTPGGPEDQPLTPTDPGPQSGLGRHLPVLVGVSVAFLLLFVLLVLLLLWRHSRRRKAAQTEAGFQGPAGDTEPGPQDRGQQKRSRPAAAPAAQEEALYASVKDPQPEDGVELDSQGPSDGDPQGVTHAQVEHSGLRRGGSSPLPPLLGQFLGTEEAEDRQTDTQAAASEGPQDVTYAQLCRWTLRRGAAAPPSSQAEQPPVEPSVYAALAPTHPGAAPKDTH, encoded by the exons ATGACCCCCACCCTCACGGCCCTACTCTGCCTGG GGCTGAGTCTGGGCCCCGGGACCCGAGGGCAGGCAG GGACCCTCCCCAAGCCCACCCTGTGGGCTGAGCCAGGCTCTGTGATCTCCTGGGGAAGGCCAGTGACCATCTGGTGTGAGGGGCCCCTGGAGGCCCAGGAGTTCCGTCTGGATAAAGAGGGAATCTCAGGGCCCTGGGACAGACAGATCCCACTGGGGCCCAGGAACAAGGCCAAGTTCTCCATCCCATACATGACTGAGCACCATGCAAGGAGGTATCAATGCCGCTATCTCAGCCCTGCTGGGTGGTCAGAGTGCAGTGACCCCCTGGAGCTGGTGGTGGTGACAG GAACCTACAGCAAACCCAGGCtctcagccctgcccagccctgtggTGACCTCAGGAGGGAACGTGACCCTCCAGTGTGGCTCATGGCAGGGATATGGCAGGTTTGTTCTCACCAAGGAAGGAGGACACCACCTCACCTGGACCCTGGACTCACAGCGACACACCAGTGGGCAGTATCAGGCCTTGTTCCCTATGGGCCTCCTGACTCCCAGCCACAGGTGGACATTCACATGCTACGGCTATTACAGGAGCAAACCCCAGGTGTGGTCAGAACCCAGTGACCCCCTGGAACTCCTGGTCTCAG GGGtgtccaggaagccctccctccTGACCCAGCAGGGCCCTGTCCTGGCCCCTGGAGAGACCCTGACCCTCCAGTGTCACTCAGACGTCACCTATGACAGATTCACTCTGTCCAAGGAGGGGGCACAGGACCTCCCCCAGCGCCCTGCCCAGCAGCCCAAGGCTGGGCTCTCTCAGGCCGACTTCCTGCTGGGCCCTGTGAGCAGCTCCCACGGGGGTCGGTACAGGTGCTACGGTGGACACAGCCTCTCCTCTGAGTGGTCAGCCCCCAGTGACCCCCTGGACATCCTGGTCTCAG gACAGCTCCCTGTCACACCCTCCCTCTCAGTGCAGCCTGGTCCCACAGTGTCCTCAGGGGAGAACATGACCCTGCTGTGTCAGTCACAGATCAAGATGGACACTTTCCTCCTGTGCAAGGAGGGGGCAACTGATCCCCGCCTGCGTCTGAGAGCAGAGTACCGAGCCCCATGGTACCAGGCAGAATTCTCCATGAGAGCTGTGACCCCAGCCCTCGGGGGGACCTACAGGTGCTATGGCTCTCACAGCTCATCCCCCTACCTGCTGTCATGGCCCAGTGCCCCCCTGGACCTGGTGGTCCCAG GACCCTCTGGGGGACCCAGCTCACCACCCTCAGGACCCAG CCctcacctcccacccaccccaggaGGCCCTGAGGACCAGCCCCTCACCCCCACGGACCCAGGACCCCAGAGTG GACTGGGAAGGCACCTGCCGGTTCTGGTGGGGGTCTCAGTGGCCTTCCTCCTGCTGTTcgtcctcctcgtcctcctcctcctctggcgTCACAGCAGACGCAGGAAGGCAG CCCAGACAGAGGCTGGCTTCCAGGGACCTGCAGGGGACACAGAGCCAGGGCCCCAGGACAGAGGCCAGCAGAAGAG ATCCCGTCCAGCGGCTGCCCCTGCTGCCCAGGAAGAAGCCCTCT ATGCTTCTGTGAAGGACCCTCAGCCTGAGGACGGGGTGGAGCTGGACAGTCAG GGCCCATCTGACGGAGACCCCCAGGGAGTGACACACGCCCAGGTGGAGCACTCAGGACTCAGGAGGGGCGGGAGCTCCCCTCTCCCCCCGCTGTTGGGGCAGTTCCTGGGCACAGAGGAAGCAGAGGACAGACAGACGGACACTCAG GCTGCTGCGTCTGAAGGTCCCCAGGACGTGACCTACGCCCAGCTGTGCAGGTGGACACTCAGACGGGGGGCcgctgcccctccctcctcccaggcagAGCAGCCCCCAGTGGAGCCCAGTGTGTACGCTGCTCTGGCCCCCACTCACCCCGGAGCTGCCCCCAAGGACACTCACTAG
- the LOC114079846 gene encoding leukocyte immunoglobulin-like receptor subfamily A member 6 isoform X1, which produces MTPTLTALLCLGLSLGPGTRGQAGTLPKPTLWAEPGSVISWGRPVTIWCEGPLEAQEFRLDKEGISGPWDRQIPLGPRNKAKFSIPYMTEHHARRYQCRYLSPAGWSECSDPLELVVVTGTYSKPRLSALPSPVVTSGGNVTLQCGSWQGYGRFVLTKEGGHHLTWTLDSQRHTSGQYQALFPMGLLTPSHRWTFTCYGYYRSKPQVWSEPSDPLELLVSGVSRKPSLLTQQGPVLAPGETLTLQCHSDVTYDRFTLSKEGAQDLPQRPAQQPKAGLSQADFLLGPVSSSHGGRYRCYGGHSLSSEWSAPSDPLDILVSGQLPVTPSLSVQPGPTVSSGENMTLLCQSQIKMDTFLLCKEGATDPRLRLRAEYRAPWYQAEFSMRAVTPALGGTYRCYGSHSSSPYLLSWPSAPLDLVVPGPSGGPSSPPSGPRSPAGGPEDQPLTPTDPGPQSGLGRHLPVLVGVSVAFLLLFVLLVLLLLWRHSRRRKAAQTEAGFQGPAGDTEPGPQDRGQQKRSRPAAAPAAQEEALYASVKDPQPEDGVELDSQGPSDGDPQGVTHAQVEHSGLRRGGSSPLPPLLGQFLGTEEAEDRQTDTQAAASEGPQDVTYAQLCRWTLRRGAAAPPSSQAEQPPVEPSVYAALAPTHPGAAPKDTH; this is translated from the exons ATGACCCCCACCCTCACGGCCCTACTCTGCCTGG GGCTGAGTCTGGGCCCCGGGACCCGAGGGCAGGCAG GGACCCTCCCCAAGCCCACCCTGTGGGCTGAGCCAGGCTCTGTGATCTCCTGGGGAAGGCCAGTGACCATCTGGTGTGAGGGGCCCCTGGAGGCCCAGGAGTTCCGTCTGGATAAAGAGGGAATCTCAGGGCCCTGGGACAGACAGATCCCACTGGGGCCCAGGAACAAGGCCAAGTTCTCCATCCCATACATGACTGAGCACCATGCAAGGAGGTATCAATGCCGCTATCTCAGCCCTGCTGGGTGGTCAGAGTGCAGTGACCCCCTGGAGCTGGTGGTGGTGACAG GAACCTACAGCAAACCCAGGCtctcagccctgcccagccctgtggTGACCTCAGGAGGGAACGTGACCCTCCAGTGTGGCTCATGGCAGGGATATGGCAGGTTTGTTCTCACCAAGGAAGGAGGACACCACCTCACCTGGACCCTGGACTCACAGCGACACACCAGTGGGCAGTATCAGGCCTTGTTCCCTATGGGCCTCCTGACTCCCAGCCACAGGTGGACATTCACATGCTACGGCTATTACAGGAGCAAACCCCAGGTGTGGTCAGAACCCAGTGACCCCCTGGAACTCCTGGTCTCAG GGGtgtccaggaagccctccctccTGACCCAGCAGGGCCCTGTCCTGGCCCCTGGAGAGACCCTGACCCTCCAGTGTCACTCAGACGTCACCTATGACAGATTCACTCTGTCCAAGGAGGGGGCACAGGACCTCCCCCAGCGCCCTGCCCAGCAGCCCAAGGCTGGGCTCTCTCAGGCCGACTTCCTGCTGGGCCCTGTGAGCAGCTCCCACGGGGGTCGGTACAGGTGCTACGGTGGACACAGCCTCTCCTCTGAGTGGTCAGCCCCCAGTGACCCCCTGGACATCCTGGTCTCAG gACAGCTCCCTGTCACACCCTCCCTCTCAGTGCAGCCTGGTCCCACAGTGTCCTCAGGGGAGAACATGACCCTGCTGTGTCAGTCACAGATCAAGATGGACACTTTCCTCCTGTGCAAGGAGGGGGCAACTGATCCCCGCCTGCGTCTGAGAGCAGAGTACCGAGCCCCATGGTACCAGGCAGAATTCTCCATGAGAGCTGTGACCCCAGCCCTCGGGGGGACCTACAGGTGCTATGGCTCTCACAGCTCATCCCCCTACCTGCTGTCATGGCCCAGTGCCCCCCTGGACCTGGTGGTCCCAG GACCCTCTGGGGGACCCAGCTCACCACCCTCAGGACCCAGGTCACCAGCTG gaGGCCCTGAGGACCAGCCCCTCACCCCCACGGACCCAGGACCCCAGAGTG GACTGGGAAGGCACCTGCCGGTTCTGGTGGGGGTCTCAGTGGCCTTCCTCCTGCTGTTcgtcctcctcgtcctcctcctcctctggcgTCACAGCAGACGCAGGAAGGCAG CCCAGACAGAGGCTGGCTTCCAGGGACCTGCAGGGGACACAGAGCCAGGGCCCCAGGACAGAGGCCAGCAGAAGAG ATCCCGTCCAGCGGCTGCCCCTGCTGCCCAGGAAGAAGCCCTCT ATGCTTCTGTGAAGGACCCTCAGCCTGAGGACGGGGTGGAGCTGGACAGTCAG GGCCCATCTGACGGAGACCCCCAGGGAGTGACACACGCCCAGGTGGAGCACTCAGGACTCAGGAGGGGCGGGAGCTCCCCTCTCCCCCCGCTGTTGGGGCAGTTCCTGGGCACAGAGGAAGCAGAGGACAGACAGACGGACACTCAG GCTGCTGCGTCTGAAGGTCCCCAGGACGTGACCTACGCCCAGCTGTGCAGGTGGACACTCAGACGGGGGGCcgctgcccctccctcctcccaggcagAGCAGCCCCCAGTGGAGCCCAGTGTGTACGCTGCTCTGGCCCCCACTCACCCCGGAGCTGCCCCCAAGGACACTCACTAG
- the LOC114079846 gene encoding leukocyte immunoglobulin-like receptor subfamily B member 3 isoform X8 has translation MTPTLTALLCLGTYSKPRLSALPSPVVTSGGNVTLQCGSWQGYGRFVLTKEGGHHLTWTLDSQRHTSGQYQALFPMGLLTPSHRWTFTCYGYYRSKPQVWSEPSDPLELLVSGVSRKPSLLTQQGPVLAPGETLTLQCHSDVTYDRFTLSKEGAQDLPQRPAQQPKAGLSQADFLLGPVSSSHGGRYRCYGGHSLSSEWSAPSDPLDILVSGQLPVTPSLSVQPGPTVSSGENMTLLCQSQIKMDTFLLCKEGATDPRLRLRAEYRAPWYQAEFSMRAVTPALGGTYRCYGSHSSSPYLLSWPSAPLDLVVPGPSGGPSSPPSGPRSPAGGPEDQPLTPTDPGPQSGLGRHLPVLVGVSVAFLLLFVLLVLLLLWRHSRRRKAAQTEAGFQGPAGDTEPGPQDRGQQKRSRPAAAPAAQEEALYASVKDPQPEDGVELDSQGPSDGDPQGVTHAQVEHSGLRRGGSSPLPPLLGQFLGTEEAEDRQTDTQAAASEGPQDVTYAQLCRWTLRRGAAAPPSSQAEQPPVEPSVYAALAPTHPGAAPKDTH, from the exons ATGACCCCCACCCTCACGGCCCTACTCTGCCTGG GAACCTACAGCAAACCCAGGCtctcagccctgcccagccctgtggTGACCTCAGGAGGGAACGTGACCCTCCAGTGTGGCTCATGGCAGGGATATGGCAGGTTTGTTCTCACCAAGGAAGGAGGACACCACCTCACCTGGACCCTGGACTCACAGCGACACACCAGTGGGCAGTATCAGGCCTTGTTCCCTATGGGCCTCCTGACTCCCAGCCACAGGTGGACATTCACATGCTACGGCTATTACAGGAGCAAACCCCAGGTGTGGTCAGAACCCAGTGACCCCCTGGAACTCCTGGTCTCAG GGGtgtccaggaagccctccctccTGACCCAGCAGGGCCCTGTCCTGGCCCCTGGAGAGACCCTGACCCTCCAGTGTCACTCAGACGTCACCTATGACAGATTCACTCTGTCCAAGGAGGGGGCACAGGACCTCCCCCAGCGCCCTGCCCAGCAGCCCAAGGCTGGGCTCTCTCAGGCCGACTTCCTGCTGGGCCCTGTGAGCAGCTCCCACGGGGGTCGGTACAGGTGCTACGGTGGACACAGCCTCTCCTCTGAGTGGTCAGCCCCCAGTGACCCCCTGGACATCCTGGTCTCAG gACAGCTCCCTGTCACACCCTCCCTCTCAGTGCAGCCTGGTCCCACAGTGTCCTCAGGGGAGAACATGACCCTGCTGTGTCAGTCACAGATCAAGATGGACACTTTCCTCCTGTGCAAGGAGGGGGCAACTGATCCCCGCCTGCGTCTGAGAGCAGAGTACCGAGCCCCATGGTACCAGGCAGAATTCTCCATGAGAGCTGTGACCCCAGCCCTCGGGGGGACCTACAGGTGCTATGGCTCTCACAGCTCATCCCCCTACCTGCTGTCATGGCCCAGTGCCCCCCTGGACCTGGTGGTCCCAG GACCCTCTGGGGGACCCAGCTCACCACCCTCAGGACCCAGGTCACCAGCTG gaGGCCCTGAGGACCAGCCCCTCACCCCCACGGACCCAGGACCCCAGAGTG GACTGGGAAGGCACCTGCCGGTTCTGGTGGGGGTCTCAGTGGCCTTCCTCCTGCTGTTcgtcctcctcgtcctcctcctcctctggcgTCACAGCAGACGCAGGAAGGCAG CCCAGACAGAGGCTGGCTTCCAGGGACCTGCAGGGGACACAGAGCCAGGGCCCCAGGACAGAGGCCAGCAGAAGAG ATCCCGTCCAGCGGCTGCCCCTGCTGCCCAGGAAGAAGCCCTCT ATGCTTCTGTGAAGGACCCTCAGCCTGAGGACGGGGTGGAGCTGGACAGTCAG GGCCCATCTGACGGAGACCCCCAGGGAGTGACACACGCCCAGGTGGAGCACTCAGGACTCAGGAGGGGCGGGAGCTCCCCTCTCCCCCCGCTGTTGGGGCAGTTCCTGGGCACAGAGGAAGCAGAGGACAGACAGACGGACACTCAG GCTGCTGCGTCTGAAGGTCCCCAGGACGTGACCTACGCCCAGCTGTGCAGGTGGACACTCAGACGGGGGGCcgctgcccctccctcctcccaggcagAGCAGCCCCCAGTGGAGCCCAGTGTGTACGCTGCTCTGGCCCCCACTCACCCCGGAGCTGCCCCCAAGGACACTCACTAG